In the genome of Bacillus sp. S3, one region contains:
- the speB gene encoding agmatinase, producing MALKYEPINSQESPRFCGVKTFMRLPYVKTEDDIDFAVVGVPFDTGGTFAVGTRFGPESVRSMSSLLRPYNPGLEIDIFKYCSGVDYGDLAVNPGYIEESYQMIESQLESLLNKDVVPILIGGDHSVSLPHLRAMANRYGKVSLVHFDSHGDTWDSYFGKKYSHGTMFRRAVEENIVDPFKSIQIGMRGSLYAPDDIKDAENLGYQVITTQTLKTMTASELGEIIRNRVGNNPTFVSFDVDFLDPVFAPGTGTPEVGGFSTFEAQQFVRQLKGVNIKGFDVVEVLPDRDPARVTSLAAANICFEFISLIAWNRRVDVKSGYSEPAKNGDQT from the coding sequence ATGGCTTTGAAATATGAACCGATCAATTCTCAAGAATCCCCTCGATTTTGTGGTGTGAAAACATTTATGAGATTGCCGTATGTGAAAACAGAAGACGATATTGATTTTGCCGTCGTTGGTGTACCTTTTGATACTGGTGGCACTTTTGCAGTCGGTACCAGATTTGGTCCTGAATCAGTTCGCTCCATGTCCTCGCTTCTTAGACCTTATAATCCCGGTTTAGAGATTGATATATTCAAATATTGTTCAGGGGTAGATTATGGTGATCTTGCAGTGAATCCCGGTTATATTGAAGAGTCTTACCAAATGATTGAGTCCCAATTGGAATCTTTGCTGAACAAAGATGTGGTACCAATCTTAATTGGTGGGGATCATTCTGTATCTCTCCCTCATTTACGTGCCATGGCGAATCGCTATGGTAAGGTGAGCCTTGTTCATTTTGATTCCCATGGGGATACGTGGGATTCTTATTTCGGAAAAAAATATTCTCATGGAACCATGTTCCGCCGGGCAGTTGAAGAGAATATCGTGGACCCATTTAAATCAATTCAAATTGGAATGCGAGGGAGCTTATACGCACCAGATGATATTAAAGATGCGGAAAACCTTGGATATCAGGTGATAACCACTCAAACATTGAAAACGATGACAGCTAGTGAATTAGGAGAAATCATTAGGAATCGGGTTGGGAATAATCCTACTTTTGTCTCATTTGATGTAGATTTTCTCGATCCTGTATTTGCTCCAGGAACAGGCACACCCGAGGTTGGCGGTTTTAGTACCTTTGAAGCTCAACAATTTGTTAGACAGTTAAAAGGAGTAAATATCAAAGGATTTGATGTCGTAGAAGTTCTTCCGGATCGTGATCCTGCAAGAGTCACCAGTCTAGCTGCAGCAAATATTTGTTTTGAATTTATTTCACTGATAGCTTGGAATAGGAGGGTGGATGTAAAATCAGGTTACTCGGAGCCTGCCAAAAATGGGGATCAAACTTAA
- a CDS encoding sigma-54 interaction domain-containing protein — protein MAAQNIDEILLKEIITHSFDEIFITDGEGNVLEVSPSCYELYGVDPDQLIGGNVIDLEKKGFLNPSVTALVLRSSQPLTIVQETKAGKKILVSAYPIFKNGSLVRTLSFSRDITEFEKLKERNEQVADTLAIYKREIENIKRLESLLYENSKMTEINSLVSKVANLDVTVLIEGKSGVGKSRIAQLLHNQSVRAKEPFIEVNCGAIPETLFESELFGYDEGAFTGAKRGGKKGYFELAASGTIFLDEIGEMPLNLQVKLLTVLQNRKITRIGGSRVIDINCRIVCASNQSLRKLVDEKKFREDLYYRIDVVKLVIPPLRDRKNEIPTLIHEFVEVFNKKYNIRKQFSPEMIDWLCHKDWPGNVRELQNFIEKTLVTSNEDIIQFKPSQQELQVTNGESSLTSYMESIEKEFIKRMYKKYPTSIALAKALQISQSSANRKIQKYIKKPC, from the coding sequence TTGGCTGCTCAAAATATCGATGAAATTTTATTGAAGGAAATTATTACTCACTCCTTTGACGAGATTTTTATTACAGATGGTGAGGGGAATGTTTTGGAGGTGAGTCCCTCGTGCTATGAATTATATGGAGTAGATCCGGATCAACTGATTGGGGGAAATGTGATAGACCTTGAAAAGAAAGGTTTTTTGAATCCATCTGTTACAGCCCTTGTACTAAGGTCCAGTCAGCCACTTACAATAGTCCAAGAGACAAAGGCAGGAAAGAAAATTCTGGTGTCTGCCTATCCTATTTTTAAAAATGGCAGCTTAGTTCGAACGTTAAGTTTTTCGAGAGATATTACAGAATTTGAAAAATTAAAGGAAAGGAATGAACAAGTTGCTGATACACTAGCAATCTACAAAAGGGAAATAGAAAACATCAAGAGATTGGAATCCCTTCTTTACGAAAATTCAAAAATGACCGAAATCAATAGTCTTGTTTCTAAGGTTGCCAATCTTGACGTTACCGTTTTAATCGAAGGTAAATCTGGTGTTGGAAAAAGCCGAATTGCTCAATTACTGCATAATCAATCTGTAAGAGCTAAAGAACCTTTTATTGAAGTGAATTGTGGTGCTATTCCTGAAACATTATTCGAGTCAGAGCTTTTTGGATATGATGAAGGCGCATTTACTGGTGCAAAACGGGGAGGAAAAAAAGGGTATTTTGAATTAGCTGCGTCGGGTACGATATTTCTCGATGAGATAGGAGAGATGCCTCTTAACTTACAAGTAAAGCTTTTAACCGTTTTGCAAAACCGAAAGATAACTAGAATAGGAGGGAGCAGGGTCATTGATATCAACTGCCGGATTGTTTGTGCGTCCAATCAAAGCCTTAGAAAGCTGGTAGATGAGAAAAAATTTCGCGAGGATCTTTATTACAGAATTGATGTGGTCAAACTGGTGATCCCACCACTTAGAGATAGAAAAAATGAGATTCCTACTCTGATTCATGAATTTGTAGAAGTTTTTAATAAAAAATATAATATAAGGAAGCAATTTTCCCCAGAAATGATTGATTGGCTTTGTCACAAGGATTGGCCAGGGAACGTTAGGGAACTGCAAAATTTCATCGAGAAAACCTTGGTTACTTCAAATGAGGATATCATACAATTCAAACCTTCTCAGCAAGAGCTTCAAGTAACGAATGGTGAATCCTCTCTCACATCATATATGGAATCAATCGAAAAGGAGTTCATCAAGCGAATGTATAAAAAGTATCCAACCAGTATTGCTCTTGCAAAAGCATTACAAATTAGTCAATCATCAGCAAACCGAAAAATTCAAAAATATATTAAAAAACCGTGTTAG
- a CDS encoding glutaredoxin family protein — protein MKKVIIYSQETCPPCHAEKQWLKENGIEFVEKDIRKNDQYLQELIELGAAATPATIIKDEDREEIIMGFDQAKLAEILGI, from the coding sequence ATGAAAAAAGTGATTATTTATTCTCAAGAGACGTGCCCGCCTTGTCATGCGGAAAAACAATGGTTAAAAGAAAATGGGATTGAGTTTGTGGAAAAAGATATACGTAAAAACGATCAATATTTACAAGAACTTATTGAACTAGGGGCTGCGGCTACACCAGCAACCATTATCAAAGACGAAGATCGTGAAGAGATTATCATGGGATTTGATCAAGCGAAATTGGCTGAAATACTGGGAATATAG
- a CDS encoding YhcN/YlaJ family sporulation lipoprotein has translation MAKKGVLTFVLATALLGITGCNNNDNVAGNRNENLGAKNVRNNENNDFFPTNKTNQNLRLSSRASKNVELLKEVDQAHVIIRNNDAYVAVSLNQNHLDGNRGIAPGTSGMTGTRDTGTGLKLGNSGADVKRNYDGTTGTDNTEITGSERRGTTRTTGRKVGTGDNTNYKKVSSPLDKRIEKQVHAADNSIDTVYISYDTDFFGRMTNYSNDLRKGQNRDRIWNDFDNAINGVFR, from the coding sequence TTGGCAAAAAAAGGGGTACTTACTTTCGTATTAGCAACTGCTTTATTGGGTATAACCGGTTGTAACAATAATGATAATGTCGCAGGAAACAGAAATGAGAATTTGGGAGCAAAAAATGTTAGAAATAACGAAAATAATGACTTCTTTCCAACCAATAAAACAAATCAAAACTTACGTTTATCCAGCCGGGCGAGTAAGAATGTGGAACTCTTAAAAGAAGTCGATCAGGCCCATGTCATTATTCGAAATAATGATGCATATGTTGCGGTGAGTTTAAATCAAAATCATCTGGACGGTAATAGAGGAATAGCTCCAGGAACATCTGGAATGACTGGTACAAGAGATACAGGTACAGGTCTTAAACTTGGAAATTCCGGGGCGGATGTTAAACGGAATTATGATGGTACTACGGGGACTGATAATACTGAAATAACTGGGAGCGAACGAAGGGGTACTACTAGAACCACCGGACGTAAGGTTGGAACTGGTGATAACACCAACTATAAGAAAGTATCCTCTCCACTTGACAAGCGAATAGAAAAACAAGTTCATGCGGCTGATAACTCAATTGATACTGTCTATATTTCTTACGATACCGATTTCTTTGGCCGTATGACAAACTATTCGAACGATCTTCGAAAAGGACAAAATAGAGATCGTATTTGGAACGATTTTGACAATGCGATTAATGGTGTTTTTAGATAG
- a CDS encoding YkvA family protein, with the protein MSKNEEEFKKSMEAAGKNFTDEKFWNKLKRFGKKAGSSVVYAVLLLYFTLQKPEVPRKAKTIIIGALGYFILPFDLIPDFAVGVGFTDDLGALGVALLQVAMYIDDDIKDKAKEKLKDWFGNHVDTSDIDGKLG; encoded by the coding sequence ATGTCAAAGAATGAAGAAGAATTCAAAAAAAGCATGGAAGCCGCAGGTAAAAATTTCACTGATGAAAAGTTTTGGAACAAATTGAAGAGATTCGGCAAAAAAGCGGGTTCATCCGTTGTGTATGCAGTTTTACTCTTATATTTTACTCTTCAAAAGCCAGAAGTCCCAAGGAAAGCTAAAACCATCATTATTGGAGCTTTAGGTTATTTCATTCTGCCTTTTGATTTAATTCCTGATTTTGCGGTTGGAGTAGGTTTCACAGATGATTTGGGAGCATTAGGAGTAGCCCTCCTCCAAGTGGCAATGTACATTGATGATGATATTAAAGATAAAGCAAAAGAAAAATTAAAAGACTGGTTTGGCAATCATGTAGATACATCAGATATTGATGGGAAACTGGGTTAA
- a CDS encoding Lin0512 family protein, whose amino-acid sequence MEKLMFIETGMGIDVHGQNITHAAVRAVKNAIHFNSMPGIRSVLPENNLDNMRVNVKLAVPCDKEKLDIAAVKEALPYGEVSVEVMDGGMKTTSGIVLEDKGDKNDLMYIVVASVEVGY is encoded by the coding sequence ATGGAAAAATTAATGTTTATTGAAACTGGGATGGGGATTGATGTGCACGGTCAAAATATTACCCACGCGGCAGTTCGTGCTGTAAAAAATGCGATTCACTTTAATTCGATGCCTGGTATTCGTTCGGTGCTCCCTGAAAACAATTTAGATAATATGAGAGTGAATGTGAAACTCGCCGTTCCTTGCGACAAAGAAAAGCTCGATATTGCGGCTGTAAAAGAAGCCCTCCCATATGGGGAAGTTTCGGTAGAAGTAATGGATGGCGGAATGAAGACGACTAGCGGGATAGTCCTTGAAGATAAGGGAGATAAAAATGATTTGATGTACATAGTTGTAGCATCGGTTGAAGTTGGCTATTAA